A stretch of DNA from Methanosarcinales archaeon:
ATCTCAGACTATGCAAAAAGCCAATAAAAGGATCAAAACCGGTAGACTCTGCCAGAGCCCCGATCTCATTCGTAATAAGCACATATCCAAGGCTTAACAAAGCATTTGCCGGATCCAATGGCGGATGTT
This window harbors:
- a CDS encoding CRISPR-associated endonuclease Cas1; translation: MDPANALLSLGYVLITNEIGALAESTGFDPFIGFLHSLR